The Zavarzinia compransoris genome has a window encoding:
- the thiE gene encoding thiamine phosphate synthase, translated as MAKAAGQPVQDDPKPPCRLYLVTPPAFEAKAFGEVLKAALGAGDVACVQLRLKDVTDDHILRTADHLMPIVQRAGAAFILNDRPDLAQALGADGVHVGQDDMPYAEARRLLGPDTIVGVTCHDSRHLAMEAGEAGADYVAFGAFFPTTTKDPKARAPFELVSWWAEMMTVPQVAIGGITADNCRPLVRAGADFLAVSAGIWQHPEGPAAAVEAFNAIFAAP; from the coding sequence ATGGCCAAGGCGGCGGGACAGCCGGTGCAGGACGACCCCAAGCCGCCCTGCCGCCTCTATCTGGTCACGCCGCCCGCGTTCGAGGCCAAGGCTTTCGGCGAGGTGCTGAAAGCCGCCCTCGGGGCGGGCGACGTCGCCTGCGTCCAATTGCGCCTGAAGGATGTGACCGACGATCATATCCTGCGCACCGCCGATCACCTGATGCCGATCGTGCAGCGGGCCGGCGCCGCCTTCATCCTGAACGACCGGCCGGACCTCGCCCAGGCGCTGGGTGCCGACGGCGTCCACGTCGGCCAGGACGACATGCCCTATGCCGAGGCCCGGCGCCTGTTGGGGCCGGACACCATCGTCGGCGTCACCTGCCACGACAGCCGCCACCTCGCCATGGAAGCGGGCGAGGCGGGGGCGGATTATGTCGCCTTCGGCGCCTTCTTCCCGACCACGACCAAGGACCCGAAGGCCCGGGCGCCCTTCGAACTCGTCTCCTGGTGGGCCGAGATGATGACCGTGCCCCAGGTCGCGATCGGCGGCATCACGGCCGACAACTGCCGTCCCCTGGTCCGGGCCGGCGCCGATTTCCTGGCGGTTTCCGCCGGCATCTGGCAGCACCCGGAAGGCCCGGCCGCCGCCGTCGAAGCCTTCAACGCGATCTTCGCCGCGCCCTGA
- a CDS encoding inositol monophosphatase family protein, whose translation MAFRSPLINVMASAATKAARGLKRDFGEVENLQVSKKGPADFVSVADKKAEEVLHAELSRVRPDFGFVMEEGGIIEGSDKSHRWIIDPLDGTTNFLHGLPQFAISIGVERDGEIIAGLIYNPIADEMYWAEKGAGAYCNDRRLRVAARKDLKECVIATGIPFHGRGDHLRFLKELGLVMREVAGVRRFGAASLDLAFVASGRFDGFWETELQSWDIAAGIILVREAGGVVTDQRGAKKVLHAPEIVAGNEIVHEKLRRLIERAGLPPKKPAAKKSAAKAETPVASGPDSGE comes from the coding sequence ATGGCGTTCCGTTCGCCCCTCATCAATGTCATGGCTTCCGCCGCCACCAAGGCCGCCCGCGGCCTGAAGCGCGATTTCGGCGAGGTCGAGAACCTGCAGGTTTCGAAGAAGGGCCCGGCGGATTTCGTCTCCGTCGCCGACAAGAAGGCCGAGGAAGTCCTCCATGCCGAATTGTCGCGGGTGCGGCCCGATTTCGGCTTCGTGATGGAAGAGGGCGGCATCATCGAGGGCAGCGACAAGTCGCATCGCTGGATCATCGATCCCCTGGACGGCACCACCAATTTCCTGCACGGCCTGCCGCAATTCGCCATTTCGATCGGGGTCGAGCGCGACGGCGAGATTATCGCCGGCCTGATCTACAACCCGATCGCCGATGAAATGTATTGGGCGGAAAAGGGCGCCGGCGCCTATTGCAACGATCGCCGTCTCCGGGTCGCCGCGCGGAAAGACCTGAAGGAATGCGTGATCGCCACCGGCATCCCGTTCCACGGCCGCGGCGATCACCTGCGCTTCCTCAAGGAACTGGGCCTCGTCATGCGCGAGGTGGCGGGGGTGCGCCGCTTCGGTGCCGCCTCCCTCGATCTCGCCTTCGTCGCCTCGGGGCGGTTCGACGGTTTCTGGGAAACCGAGCTTCAGTCCTGGGACATCGCCGCCGGCATCATCCTGGTGCGCGAGGCGGGCGGCGTCGTCACCGACCAGCGCGGCGCGAAGAAAGTGCTGCATGCGCCCGAGATCGTTGCCGGCAATGAAATCGTCCACGAAAAGCTGCGCCGCCTGATCGAGCGCGCCGGCCTGCCGCCCAAGAAGCCCGCGGCCAAAAAGTCGGCGGCCAAGGCCGAAACTCCGGTTGCTTCCGGGCCCGACAGCGGGGAATGA
- a CDS encoding OmpA family protein, whose translation MVAALLGLDLALSAPAHAGGNEEDEVAPALRTPARPAPRRPAARPAGAGVDYETIIIGGAPSTGVSVDMSVLDDLVAPPARPRRPRPAVARPAPERSAPERSAAERPAAAPHAAEVAAPAPAETETALALPPPPAPVAPPEPPAPVAEAPPPPAPPAIDVATPRTLAMTELGSRLDEPATAAAPPPAPPPAPPPSPPPPPPPPPPPAASVPETPANPPQDLTAALPPAPPPPPPAAPPEAAAPVPAPGAAPASGLPAVARAVTQVRFGTTSDTLDAEARAALDAAVAGLKEPGGRILLRGFASGTNDTATGARRLARQRVLAVRTYLIEQGVAANLIDLRAVGMAADAPVADGVDIAVTP comes from the coding sequence TTGGTCGCGGCGCTCCTCGGCCTTGATCTCGCGCTTTCCGCGCCCGCCCATGCCGGCGGCAACGAGGAGGACGAGGTCGCCCCGGCGCTGCGCACGCCCGCGCGCCCCGCGCCGCGCCGTCCGGCGGCCCGGCCCGCCGGTGCCGGGGTCGATTATGAAACCATCATCATCGGCGGCGCCCCGTCCACGGGCGTGAGCGTCGATATGTCGGTGCTGGACGATCTGGTCGCGCCGCCTGCGCGCCCGCGCCGGCCGAGGCCGGCAGTCGCCCGCCCGGCGCCAGAGCGGTCGGCCCCCGAACGGTCGGCTGCCGAACGCCCCGCCGCCGCGCCGCACGCCGCCGAAGTCGCCGCCCCGGCGCCGGCGGAGACCGAAACCGCCCTGGCGCTGCCCCCGCCGCCCGCCCCGGTCGCGCCGCCGGAACCGCCCGCGCCGGTGGCTGAAGCGCCGCCGCCGCCGGCACCCCCCGCCATCGACGTGGCGACGCCGCGCACCCTGGCCATGACCGAACTCGGCTCGCGCCTGGACGAGCCGGCGACCGCCGCCGCCCCGCCGCCGGCCCCGCCTCCAGCGCCACCGCCGTCACCGCCACCGCCTCCTCCTCCTCCCCCGCCGCCTGCGGCCAGCGTGCCGGAAACGCCGGCCAATCCGCCCCAGGACCTGACTGCGGCCCTGCCCCCGGCCCCGCCGCCGCCGCCCCCGGCTGCGCCGCCGGAAGCCGCGGCCCCCGTGCCGGCGCCCGGCGCCGCCCCGGCCAGCGGCTTGCCGGCGGTTGCCAGGGCGGTGACGCAGGTCCGTTTTGGCACCACCTCCGATACGCTGGACGCCGAGGCTCGCGCCGCCCTCGATGCCGCGGTCGCCGGCCTCAAGGAACCGGGCGGCCGCATCCTGCTGCGCGGCTTCGCCAGCGGCACCAACGACACGGCCACCGGGGCCCGCCGCCTTGCCCGGCAGCGGGTGCTGGCGGTGCGCACCTATCTGATCGAACAGGGGGTCGCGGCCAATCTGATCGACCTGCGCGCGGTCGGCATGGCGGCGGATGCGCCGGTCGCCGACGGGGTCGACATCGCCGTCACGCCCTGA
- a CDS encoding flagellar motor protein MotA codes for MKADRYLLRMTLFLLAIAGLVVFLLGPASRFFSTNVPLNAVIVSVLLLGIVYMLRQVLELRPEIRWFERLIGQDPNLGTAPAPDLLGPIAAALPEKRSARWQLGPTATRALVDGLAARLDEKREIGRYLVSVLIFLGLLGTFWGLLETVSAIGDAIRNLNIAGGGDFTAMFGELKRGLEAPLSGMGTSFSSSLFGLSGSLILGFLELQASQAQGRFLGEVEDYLTANTRLGGTGGVESETGAGVPAYVSALLESTAESLDRLQRTMAHAEENRATANNALVNLTERLSTLAAQMRAEQDLMVRIAETQMELRPVLQRLAQGQAAPVLDDASKAHLRNLDSGITRLAEGQRAGLDEVAAQVKILTRTIAAMAAEER; via the coding sequence ATGAAAGCCGACCGTTACCTGCTGCGCATGACCCTGTTCCTGCTGGCCATCGCCGGCCTGGTCGTGTTCCTGCTCGGCCCCGCTTCCCGCTTCTTCTCGACCAATGTGCCGCTGAATGCGGTGATCGTCTCGGTGCTGCTGCTCGGCATCGTCTACATGCTGCGGCAGGTGCTGGAACTGCGGCCGGAAATCCGCTGGTTCGAGCGGCTGATCGGCCAGGACCCGAACCTGGGCACCGCGCCGGCGCCGGACCTGCTCGGCCCGATCGCCGCCGCCCTGCCCGAGAAGCGCAGCGCCCGCTGGCAATTGGGCCCGACCGCGACCCGCGCCCTGGTCGACGGCCTTGCCGCCCGCCTCGATGAAAAGCGCGAGATCGGCCGCTATCTCGTTTCGGTGCTGATCTTCCTCGGGCTGCTCGGCACCTTCTGGGGCCTGCTGGAAACGGTGTCGGCCATCGGCGATGCCATCCGCAACCTCAATATCGCCGGCGGCGGCGATTTCACCGCCATGTTCGGCGAATTGAAGCGCGGGCTGGAAGCGCCCCTGTCCGGCATGGGGACGTCGTTCTCGTCCTCGCTGTTCGGCCTGTCGGGGTCGCTGATCCTCGGCTTCCTGGAACTTCAGGCCAGCCAGGCCCAGGGCCGCTTCCTCGGCGAGGTCGAGGATTACCTGACCGCCAATACCCGCCTGGGCGGCACCGGCGGCGTCGAATCGGAAACCGGCGCCGGCGTGCCCGCCTATGTCTCGGCGTTGCTGGAATCGACCGCGGAAAGCCTGGACCGCCTCCAGCGGACCATGGCCCATGCCGAGGAAAACCGCGCCACCGCCAACAATGCCCTGGTCAACCTGACCGAACGGCTGTCGACCCTGGCCGCCCAGATGCGGGCGGAACAGGACCTGATGGTGCGGATCGCCGAAACCCAGATGGAATTGCGCCCGGTCCTGCAACGGCTGGCCCAGGGCCAGGCCGCGCCGGTGCTGGACGATGCCAGCAAGGCGCATCTGCGCAACCTCGACAGCGGCATCACCCGGCTGGCCGAGGGCCAGCGCGCCGGCCTCGACGAGGTGGCGGCCCAGGTGAAGATCCTGACCCGCACCATCGCCGCCATGGCGGCGGAGGAGCGCTGA
- a CDS encoding peptidoglycan -binding protein, with protein sequence MAARSRRFRDRGGPDIWPGFVDALTTLLLAISFLLSVFMLAQFFLGQALSGRDEALARLNRQIADLTDLLALERQANAELRLSVSSLSSGVGSANAERDTLRGEAEEQRSRAAALEAQVGSLSGELDRERALTAEAQAQVDLLNRQLAELREQLKEIAALLDASEAKDREAQAVIADLGRRLNLALASKVEELARYRSEFFGRLREVLGERDDVRIVGDRFVFQSEVLFASGSAEIGAAGQETLARFAATLKEIAAQIPSDLPWILRVDGHTDSSPIVNSPLYPSNWELSTARAVAVAKFLIAQGLPPERLAAAGFGEFQPLEAGATPEALARNRRIELKLTER encoded by the coding sequence ATGGCGGCGCGCAGCCGGCGCTTTCGCGACCGGGGCGGGCCCGACATCTGGCCGGGCTTCGTCGATGCGCTGACCACGCTGCTGCTGGCGATCAGTTTCCTGCTGTCGGTCTTCATGCTGGCGCAATTCTTTCTCGGCCAGGCCCTGTCCGGGCGGGACGAGGCGCTGGCCCGGCTGAACCGCCAGATCGCCGACCTGACCGATCTTCTCGCCCTCGAGCGGCAGGCCAATGCGGAATTGCGCCTGTCCGTGTCTTCGCTCTCCAGCGGGGTCGGCAGCGCCAATGCGGAACGCGACACGCTGCGCGGCGAGGCGGAGGAACAGCGCAGCCGCGCCGCCGCGCTCGAAGCCCAGGTCGGCAGCCTGAGCGGGGAACTGGACCGGGAACGGGCCCTGACCGCCGAAGCCCAGGCCCAGGTCGATCTCCTGAACCGCCAACTGGCGGAACTGCGCGAGCAATTGAAGGAAATCGCCGCCCTGCTCGATGCGTCCGAGGCCAAGGACCGGGAAGCCCAGGCGGTGATCGCCGACCTCGGCCGCCGCCTGAACCTGGCCCTGGCCAGCAAGGTCGAGGAATTGGCGCGCTACCGCTCCGAATTCTTCGGCCGCCTGCGCGAAGTGCTGGGCGAGCGCGACGACGTCCGCATCGTCGGCGACCGCTTCGTCTTCCAGTCGGAAGTGCTCTTCGCCTCCGGCTCGGCCGAGATCGGCGCGGCGGGGCAGGAAACCCTGGCCCGTTTCGCCGCGACCTTGAAGGAGATCGCGGCACAGATCCCGTCCGACCTGCCCTGGATCCTGCGCGTCGACGGCCATACGGACAGTTCGCCCATCGTCAATTCGCCGCTCTATCCCTCGAACTGGGAATTGTCCACGGCCCGCGCCGTCGCCGTGGCCAAATTCCTGATCGCCCAGGGCCTGCCGCCGGAGCGTCTGGCCGCGGCCGGCTTCGGCGAGTTCCAGCCCCTCGAGGCGGGCGCCACGCCCGAGGCGCTGGCGCGCAACCGCCGCATCGAACTGAAACTGACCGAGCGCTGA
- a CDS encoding SDR family oxidoreductase produces the protein MAGTAFITGGTRRIGGAIAAGLAAAGYDLVLQTRDTATVDPAVVARLAALGARVELVALDLDRPEALAAAADALFRRRPDIDLVVNNASRFEPDDFASLTPAGFNRHMTVNALAPLLLIQALDRTLGRGAVVNVLDAKLAWPHPDFLSYTLGKAALATVTDLAARYYAPRIRVNGVAPGLTLISPFQDADRFAAEKGKLPLGPGLGPEDIAGAVVFLAGARQVTGQVIAVDGGERYLARDRDPSSPIE, from the coding sequence ATGGCAGGAACCGCATTCATTACAGGCGGCACGCGGCGCATCGGCGGGGCCATCGCCGCAGGGCTTGCCGCCGCCGGTTACGATCTGGTGCTGCAGACCCGCGATACCGCCACCGTCGATCCCGCCGTGGTCGCGCGGCTGGCGGCGCTCGGCGCCCGGGTCGAACTGGTCGCCCTCGATCTCGACCGGCCGGAGGCCCTGGCCGCCGCCGCCGACGCCCTGTTCCGGCGCCGGCCCGACATCGACCTCGTGGTCAACAATGCCTCGCGCTTCGAACCCGACGATTTCGCCAGCCTGACGCCCGCCGGCTTCAACCGCCATATGACGGTGAATGCCCTCGCGCCCCTCCTGCTGATCCAGGCGCTGGACCGCACGCTCGGGCGGGGCGCCGTGGTCAATGTGCTGGACGCCAAGCTCGCCTGGCCGCATCCGGATTTCCTGTCCTATACCCTGGGCAAGGCGGCGCTGGCGACGGTCACCGACCTTGCCGCGCGCTATTACGCGCCGCGTATCCGGGTGAACGGCGTCGCCCCCGGCCTGACCCTGATCAGCCCATTCCAGGACGCCGACCGCTTCGCCGCCGAAAAGGGCAAACTGCCCCTCGGCCCCGGCCTCGGGCCCGAGGATATCGCCGGCGCCGTCGTCTTCCTGGCCGGGGCGCGCCAGGTCACCGGGCAGGTGATCGCGGTCGACGGCGGCGAACGCTATCTCGCCCGCGACAGAGATCCCTCCAGCCCGATCGAATAG
- a CDS encoding entericidin A/B family lipoprotein → MKTLGLALILGLVALTAACNTIEGAGRDIKNTGDAISDTARDVKEKL, encoded by the coding sequence TTGAAGACACTCGGTCTTGCCCTGATTCTCGGGCTCGTCGCCCTGACCGCCGCCTGCAACACGATCGAAGGCGCCGGCCGCGACATCAAGAACACCGGCGACGCGATTTCCGATACCGCGCGCGACGTGAAGGAAAAGCTCTGA
- a CDS encoding efflux RND transporter permease subunit — MANFFIDRPIFAWVIAIVIMMAGAMAILGLPISQYPAIAPTTISITATYPGASAQALEDSVTQVIEQKMKGIDNLRYMASTSSSSGLSIITLTFNPGTDPDIAQVQVQNKLSLATPSLPQSVQQMGVVVAKATDNFLMVIGLVAGDSGLSQTDLADYIGSSLVDPLSRVDGVGDIQVFGSQYSMRVWLDPGKLNAFGLTTADVLGAIQSQNIQVSAGQLGGTPPAPGQQLNATIVAQTLLRTPEQFSKILLKGGTDGSQVTLGDVARIEIGSESYDVIARYNGVPAAGIGLKLAAGANALATADLVKAKMAELGAFFPQGAHAVYPYDTTPFVKISIEEVVKTLIEAIILVFVVMYVFLQNFRATIIPTIAVPVVLLGTFAVLFTLGYSINVLTMFAMVLAIGLLVDDAIVVVENVERVMSEEGLPPREATRKSMSQITGALVGIALVLSAVFVPMAFFSGSAGVIYRQFSVTIVSAMVLSVLVALVLTPALCATLLKPHAKSHEDKQKGAFGWFNRGFDKASRGYERSVGGLLRRVPHVMVVYIALIVALGFLFVRLPTSFLPDEDQGILFTQAQLPVGSTQERTMEVVKEVEKHFLETQGEAVNSIFTVQGFSFGGNGQNVALGFVGLRDWAVRQRPDLAVQAVAGQAMGAFMALRDAMVFAFAPPAVIELGNASGFDLQLQDLGGLGHAKFLDARNMLLGMASQDPRLMGVRPNGQEDEPQYRVEIDQVRAASLGISIADINATLATAWGGTYVNDFVDRGRIKKVYVQADAPYRMSPEDLNRWHVRNASGDMVPFSAFASARWDYGPARLERYNGMPSFSIQGSAAPGLSSGDAMTAMEELIAKLPAGVGYEWTGLSDQERASGDQAPALYAISILVVFLCLAALYESWSIPFSVIMVVPLGVIGAVLAAVTRGLSNDIFFQVGLLTTVGLAAKNAILIVEFAKEQQEQGKELVAATLEAVRLRLRPILMTSLAFILGVLPLVLASGAGSGGQNAIGTGVMGGMIAATVLGIFFVPVFFVMIRKMFQRPAKAPAAAGHQPAE; from the coding sequence ATGGCCAATTTCTTCATCGACCGCCCGATCTTTGCCTGGGTGATCGCCATCGTCATCATGATGGCGGGGGCGATGGCCATTCTCGGCCTGCCCATCTCGCAATATCCGGCGATCGCCCCGACCACGATCTCCATCACCGCCACCTATCCCGGCGCCTCGGCCCAGGCCTTGGAAGACTCGGTCACCCAGGTGATCGAGCAGAAGATGAAGGGGATCGACAACCTGCGCTACATGGCCTCGACCTCGTCGTCGTCGGGCCTGTCGATCATCACCCTGACCTTCAACCCGGGCACGGACCCCGATATCGCCCAGGTCCAGGTCCAGAACAAACTATCGCTGGCGACCCCCAGCCTGCCCCAGTCGGTGCAGCAGATGGGCGTCGTCGTCGCCAAGGCGACCGACAACTTCCTGATGGTGATCGGCCTCGTCGCCGGCGACAGCGGCCTGTCGCAGACCGACCTTGCCGATTACATCGGCTCCAGCCTGGTCGATCCCCTGAGCCGGGTCGACGGTGTCGGCGACATCCAGGTCTTCGGGTCGCAATATTCCATGCGCGTCTGGCTGGACCCGGGCAAGCTGAACGCCTTCGGCCTCACCACCGCGGACGTGCTGGGCGCCATCCAATCGCAGAACATCCAGGTTTCGGCCGGGCAGTTGGGCGGCACGCCGCCGGCGCCGGGCCAGCAGCTGAACGCCACCATCGTCGCCCAGACCCTGCTGCGCACGCCCGAGCAATTCAGCAAGATCCTGCTGAAGGGCGGCACCGACGGTTCCCAGGTGACCCTCGGCGACGTCGCCCGCATCGAGATCGGCAGCGAAAGCTATGACGTCATCGCCCGCTACAACGGCGTGCCGGCGGCCGGCATCGGCCTGAAGCTGGCGGCGGGCGCCAATGCGCTGGCCACCGCCGACCTGGTGAAGGCCAAGATGGCCGAACTCGGCGCCTTCTTCCCGCAAGGGGCCCATGCCGTCTACCCTTACGACACCACGCCCTTCGTGAAGATCTCGATCGAGGAAGTGGTGAAGACGCTGATCGAGGCGATCATCCTCGTCTTCGTCGTCATGTATGTCTTCCTGCAGAATTTCCGCGCCACCATCATCCCGACGATCGCGGTGCCGGTCGTGCTGCTCGGCACCTTCGCCGTGCTCTTCACCCTCGGCTATTCGATCAACGTGCTGACCATGTTCGCCATGGTGCTGGCGATCGGCCTTCTGGTCGACGATGCCATCGTCGTGGTCGAGAACGTCGAGCGGGTGATGAGCGAGGAAGGCCTGCCCCCGCGCGAGGCGACGCGGAAATCCATGTCGCAGATCACCGGCGCCCTGGTCGGCATCGCCCTGGTGCTGTCCGCCGTCTTCGTGCCCATGGCCTTCTTCTCGGGCTCGGCCGGCGTCATCTACCGGCAGTTCTCGGTCACCATCGTTTCCGCCATGGTGCTGTCGGTCCTGGTCGCCCTGGTGCTGACCCCGGCCCTCTGCGCCACCCTGCTGAAACCCCATGCCAAGAGCCATGAGGACAAGCAGAAGGGCGCCTTCGGCTGGTTCAACCGCGGCTTCGACAAGGCCAGCCGCGGCTACGAACGCAGCGTGGGCGGCCTGCTGCGCCGGGTGCCCCATGTCATGGTGGTCTATATCGCCCTGATCGTCGCCCTCGGCTTCCTGTTCGTGCGGCTGCCGACCTCGTTCCTGCCGGACGAGGACCAGGGCATCCTGTTCACCCAGGCGCAATTGCCCGTGGGCTCGACCCAGGAACGCACCATGGAAGTGGTGAAGGAAGTCGAGAAGCACTTCCTCGAAACCCAGGGCGAGGCGGTCAATTCGATCTTCACCGTCCAGGGCTTCAGCTTCGGCGGCAACGGCCAGAACGTGGCGCTCGGCTTCGTCGGGCTGCGCGACTGGGCGGTGCGCCAGCGCCCCGACCTTGCGGTGCAGGCGGTGGCCGGCCAGGCCATGGGTGCCTTCATGGCGCTGCGCGATGCCATGGTCTTCGCCTTCGCGCCGCCGGCGGTGATCGAGCTTGGCAATGCCTCCGGCTTCGATCTCCAGCTTCAGGATCTCGGCGGCCTCGGCCATGCCAAGTTCCTCGACGCGCGCAACATGCTGCTCGGCATGGCGTCGCAGGATCCCCGGCTGATGGGCGTCCGCCCCAACGGCCAGGAGGACGAGCCGCAATACCGGGTCGAGATCGACCAGGTGCGCGCCGCCTCGCTCGGGATTTCGATCGCCGACATCAATGCGACCCTGGCCACCGCCTGGGGCGGCACCTATGTCAATGATTTCGTCGACCGGGGCCGCATCAAGAAAGTCTATGTCCAGGCCGACGCGCCCTACCGCATGTCGCCCGAGGATCTGAACCGCTGGCACGTGCGCAACGCCAGCGGCGACATGGTGCCCTTCTCCGCCTTCGCCTCGGCGCGCTGGGACTATGGCCCGGCCCGGCTGGAGCGCTACAACGGCATGCCGTCCTTCTCGATCCAGGGCTCGGCGGCGCCCGGCCTGTCGTCCGGCGATGCCATGACGGCGATGGAGGAATTGATCGCCAAGCTGCCGGCCGGCGTCGGCTATGAATGGACCGGCCTGTCGGACCAGGAACGGGCATCCGGCGATCAGGCGCCGGCGCTCTATGCGATCTCGATCCTGGTCGTCTTCCTCTGCCTCGCCGCCCTTTACGAAAGCTGGTCGATCCCCTTCTCGGTGATCATGGTGGTGCCGCTCGGCGTCATCGGGGCGGTGCTGGCGGCGGTCACCCGCGGCCTCTCCAACGACATCTTCTTCCAGGTCGGGCTGCTGACCACGGTCGGCCTCGCCGCGAAGAATGCGATCCTGATCGTCGAATTCGCCAAGGAACAGCAGGAACAGGGCAAGGAACTGGTGGCGGCGACCCTCGAAGCCGTGCGCCTGCGCCTGCGCCCGATCCTGATGACCTCGCTCGCCTTCATCCTGGGCGTGCTGCCCCTGGTGCTGGCCAGCGGCGCCGGCTCGGGCGGGCAGAACGCCATCGGCACCGGCGTGATGGGCGGCATGATCGCGGCGACCGTGCTCGGCATCTTCTTCGTGCCGGTCTTCTTCGTCATGATCCGCAAGATGTTCCAGCGCCCGGCCAAGGCGCCGGCCGCAGCCGGCCACCAGCCGGCGGAATGA
- a CDS encoding efflux RND transporter periplasmic adaptor subunit yields MPFNKRVLSAATALAVAGSLFLAGCDQQQQQGGGMPPMGPVEVGVVTITPQRVDLTSTLSGRVIPVRRAEIRPQVSGLITDVLFTQGALVKPGDPLFQIDPAPYKATADAATAAVARAEAGLEIARLNERRYAELVRTSATSRQSYDDAVATRKQAEAEVASAKASLAAAQVDLGRTLIVSPIAGRIGLASVSQGALVRFDQQEALAIVHQMDPIYVDVNQSSAELLRLKADMARGALSDVEPGSAKVRLILEDGSAYDQEGEMKLAEGVVSTSTGTVTLRSLFPNPKEQLLPGMFVRATVQVGVDDKGLLVPQRGITRSPTGDGVAMVVNAKGEVEARKVTADRAVGDAWLVTEGIAAGDKVIIDGLQRIQPGMPVKPVEGATAAAADAPPAQ; encoded by the coding sequence ATGCCTTTCAATAAGCGTGTCCTTTCGGCCGCCACCGCGCTGGCCGTTGCAGGTTCTCTTTTTCTTGCCGGCTGCGACCAGCAGCAGCAGCAGGGCGGCGGCATGCCGCCCATGGGCCCGGTCGAGGTCGGCGTGGTCACCATCACGCCGCAGCGGGTGGACCTGACCTCGACCCTGTCGGGCCGGGTGATTCCGGTGCGCCGGGCCGAGATCCGGCCGCAGGTCAGCGGGCTGATCACCGATGTGCTGTTCACGCAAGGGGCCCTGGTGAAACCGGGCGATCCCTTGTTCCAGATCGATCCCGCGCCCTATAAGGCGACGGCCGATGCCGCCACCGCCGCGGTCGCCCGGGCCGAGGCCGGCCTCGAGATCGCCCGCCTGAACGAGCGGCGCTATGCCGAACTGGTGCGCACGAGCGCCACCAGCCGCCAGTCCTATGACGATGCGGTCGCCACGCGGAAGCAGGCGGAGGCGGAGGTCGCCTCGGCCAAGGCCAGCCTTGCCGCCGCCCAGGTCGATCTCGGCCGCACCCTGATCGTCTCGCCCATCGCCGGGCGCATCGGCCTCGCCTCCGTGTCGCAAGGGGCGCTGGTCCGCTTCGACCAGCAGGAGGCGCTGGCCATCGTCCACCAGATGGACCCGATCTATGTCGACGTGAACCAGTCGAGCGCCGAACTGCTGCGCCTCAAGGCCGACATGGCCCGCGGCGCGCTGTCGGACGTCGAGCCGGGCAGCGCCAAGGTGCGCCTGATCCTGGAAGACGGTTCCGCCTATGACCAGGAAGGCGAGATGAAGCTGGCCGAGGGCGTGGTTTCGACCAGCACCGGCACGGTGACCCTGCGCTCGCTCTTCCCCAACCCGAAGGAACAGTTGCTGCCGGGCATGTTCGTGCGCGCCACCGTCCAGGTCGGCGTCGACGACAAGGGCCTGCTGGTGCCCCAGCGCGGCATCACCCGCAGCCCGACCGGCGACGGCGTCGCCATGGTGGTCAACGCCAAGGGCGAAGTCGAGGCGCGCAAGGTGACCGCCGACCGCGCCGTCGGCGACGCCTGGCTGGTGACCGAAGGCATTGCGGCCGGCGACAAGGTGATCATCGACGGCTTGCAGCGCATCCAGCCCGGCATGCCGGTGAAGCCCGTCGAGGGCGCCACGGCCGCTGCCGCCGACGCGCCCCCGGCGCAGTAA
- a CDS encoding TetR/AcrR family transcriptional regulator — translation MVPSDNSADSKAESRRRQIIEAAMRCFRRNGFHSTSMAALAKEAGMSVGHIYHYFENKEAIIAAFIEDDLQEFREAMERLQSAGGSFVDAMVEQADFGFDDMCDPDYAGLFLEISVEASRNPKVAALVAESDRCMRETLAQMIAADCGCTDPGTADRLMGRVEMIAALYEGLTIRAIRNPSLDREAMLDAMRLTIARLLSP, via the coding sequence ATGGTACCAAGCGACAACAGTGCCGACAGCAAGGCGGAATCCCGCCGCCGCCAGATCATCGAGGCGGCGATGCGCTGTTTCCGGCGCAACGGCTTTCATTCCACCTCCATGGCGGCCCTCGCCAAGGAGGCGGGGATGAGCGTCGGCCACATCTATCACTATTTCGAGAACAAGGAGGCGATCATCGCCGCCTTCATCGAAGACGATCTCCAGGAATTCCGCGAGGCGATGGAGCGGTTGCAGTCGGCCGGCGGCTCCTTCGTCGACGCCATGGTCGAGCAGGCGGATTTCGGCTTCGACGACATGTGCGACCCCGACTATGCCGGGCTTTTCCTCGAGATTTCGGTCGAAGCCTCGCGCAATCCGAAGGTGGCGGCCCTGGTCGCCGAATCGGACCGCTGCATGCGGGAAACCCTGGCCCAGATGATTGCCGCCGACTGCGGCTGCACCGACCCGGGCACCGCCGACAGGCTGATGGGCCGGGTGGAAATGATCGCGGCCCTGTACGAGGGCCTGACCATCAGGGCGATTCGCAACCCGTCGCTGGACCGGGAGGCGATGCTCGACGCCATGCGCCTGACCATCGCCCGCCTGCTGTCACCCTAG